Within Bradymonas sediminis, the genomic segment TCGGGGACGCCGTCGCCGTCTTCGTCGGGGCCCTGGGTCTGGTCGGTGTCGCCCGAGGCGTCGAGGGGCGGCGTGACGTCGGTGTCGTCTTCGACCTCGGGGGCGTCCTCTTCGTCGATGTCATCCGGGCCGGCGTCGGGGATTGGCTCCGCGCCAACTACCAGGCAGCGACCGGCGATGCATTGCTCGCGCGTGCGGCAGTCACCGTCCGTGCTGCAGGTGAGCTTGGGGCGGTCGCCGTCGGCATCCGCCGTGTCGCTGCATCCCGAGAGGGTGGCCGCCAACATGCCAAAATAGAGCGCCGCGGCGAAGAGTTTGAGAAATTGATTCATGACAGAATTCGAGGGCAATATGCGCAGGGGTATCTGACCAAGTGGAGTTGGCCCGCGTCTTGTGAAGCCGAGTCGATCTTAGCCGCTTCTCAAACACATGTCAGGTGTTGATTGGGGCGAGCCGAAGCGAAGTTCGGGCATGCCGGGATGGCGCTTCGAGAACAGACGCCCCATTTCTTTGACACCCGACGCGATCCCGGCCTAGAATGCGGCGGTATCATTGCGCCGATCGATGAGCCGCCGGTCAATTTTATGACGGCGCAACCTACAAATCTTTCACAAAACTGGCGTCTGCCGAATGTTCATCAACCGACAACTTGGCGAGTATATATTGCTTCGCCGCCTCGCCGTGGGCGGGCAATCCGAGGTCTTCCTGGCGCTCAAAGAAGGCCCGGGTGACTTCTCGCGGCCCCTGGTCATCAAGGCGCTGCCGACCCGCCACCGCGACGACGCCCGCTATAACGAGCTCTTCTATCGCGAGGCGTTTCTATCGGTGCGCTTCGCGCATCCGCACGTCATGACCGTGCACGATATGCGGGTCATGCGCCAGGAGCATTGCATGATCATGGACTTTATCGCGGGCCAGACGGTCTCCGATATCGCCCAGCGCGGGTTTAAGGCCGGCACGCCGCTGCCGATTAATCATGTGGTCCAGATCATCGCCGACGCCGCCGATGGGCTCAATTACGTCCATCAATTCCGCGACCTCGACGACAGCGTCTATTCGATCGTGCATCGTGACGTGAGCCCCCAAAACCTGATGGTCACCTACCAGGGCGTGACCAAGATCTTCGACTTTGGCATCGCGCGCATTCGTGAGGCCGAAGACGAAGATGGCAGCGCGGGCGGCGGGAAATACGCCTATATGAGCCCGGAGCAATGCCGCGACGAGCCGGCCGACGCGCGCTCCGATATCTTCAGCCTGGGCATCATCCTCTACGAGCTAACCTGCGGGCGCAGGCTCTTTCGCCGGGCGACGACGCCCGAAGTAATTAAGGCGGTCACCGAGGAACCGATCCCCGCGCCGGGGCTCGTGGTTCAGGGGTTCCCCGAGGCGCTCGAGGCGATTATTATGCGCGCGCTTGAGCGTGACCCAGCCGAGCGCTACGCCAACGCCGCCGAGATGCGCGACGAGTTGATCGATTTTCTCTCCACGCGCGCTGACGCGAGCCTTCGCCGCGCGCTTGGCTGTTATGTGGCCGAGCTCTTTGTCGCCGAGCGCGAAGATATCGCGGAGACCATGCGCGACGCCTACGCCAAGACCCAGAAGCCCAAGCCCATCGGCGATATCCCGCTGGAGATGCTCGGGCATATCGAGGGCGATGCCGCCGATGGAACGCTCGACGAAGACCTGTCGGACCCCACGTTGGAGCTTCCGCGCGAGGGCTTCGGGCGGGCGCCCGAGAAGCCGTCGAAGCGCGAGATTGCCCCCGCGGATCGAAGCACCATCATCGAGGCGAAGAAGAAGAACTCGAACCTCGCCGCCGAGGTGCGCCGGCTGCAGAAGCGCCAGTCCATTTTAATGTCGCTGCTATTTATCGTCATCTCGGCAGCGAGTGTCTTCGTGTTCTTTCAATTTCAATCGAATCGGACCGTTCAGGCCGAGACGCCGGTCGAGATAGGCGACAAGCGCTAGATATAAAAAAGCCGGGGCCATTTGGCCCCGGCTTTTTTAGTTGTTTTGCCGACCTATTTTATTTGGCCAACGCCTCTTTGACGATGGCCTCGAAGTTATCGATGGCGGGCTGAAGGCCCTTGACTTTCGTGCCGCCAGCCTGGGCCAGCGTCGGGCGGCCACCGCCACGACCGTCGATATATTTCGCGGCGGCGTTAACCAGGTCGCCGGCCTTCAGCCCTCGCCCCTTGAAGGCTTCCTGGGTCACAACGCAGACCAGCGTGGCCTTTCCGTCCAGCTCACCGGCCAGCAGCACCGCGCCTTCGCCTTTGATCTTCTCACGCAGCTTATCGGCGTAGGCGAGCATTTGATCGCGCTTCTCGACGCTGATCTTGGCCGCGATGACCTGGACGCCATCGATATCGGCCGCATCCGACACCAAATCTCCGGACGCCGAGTTCGCCAATTTTTGCCCGAGCTGGTCGACCTGGCGTTGCAGGTCGGACTTTTCGGCCATCAGCGACTCGGCGCGGCTCAACAGGTGATGTGTGTCGGTCTTGAGGATGCGCGCGACCTCGCGCAATTGGTCGGCTTCGGCTCGGTAGCTGGCCAGGGCGCCATCAGCGCTCAGCGCCTCGATGCGGCGGATGCCGGCGGCGACGCCGGACTCCGACACGATGCGGAAGAGGTTGATGTCGCTTGTATTCGCCACATGCGTGCCGCCGCAGAGCTCAACCGACTCGCCCGGAATCTCGACCACGCGCACGGTATTGCCGTATTTCTCGCCAAAGATGGCCATCGCGCCCATCTCGTCGACCGCGCGCTCGCGCGTGACCTCGGCGTGGATGGTGACCGGATGCGCGTCGCGAATCTGGCGGTTTACGCGCTCTTCAATCGCGCGCAATTGCTCGGGGCTCACTGCCTCGCCGTGGCTAAAGTCAAAGCGAAGTCGCTCCGGCGACACCAGCGAGCCCGATTGAAAGATCGAGTCCGACACGATGTCTCGAAGCGCCGCGTGCAGAAGGTGCGTGGCGGTGTGGTTCGCGATGGTGAGGCGGCGACGCTCGGCGTCGACCTCGGCCGTGAACGTGGCTTTGAGCGCGTCCTCGTCGACGTCTTTGGCGGCCGCTTCGACCAGGTGAATGATGCCAATCGGGGCCTTTTGAGCGTCCAGAACTTTCAGCAGGACCGCGCCGTCTTCGCCGCGAAGCACACCCTGGTCGCCGACCTGGCCGCCGGACTCAGCGTAGAAGGGCGTTTGGGTCAAAAGCACCTGGTAGCGGCCGTCGCCGAGCGCGCGGTAGCGCGTAATCGACGCGGTCGCGCTCAAGGTCTCGTAGCCGACGAAGACGCTGTCGTCTTCGTCGAGAATCGTGACCCAATCGCCCACGCCCGCGGTGTCGGCGTACACGTCCTTGCCGCGCGAGGTCTCTTGATGGGTCTGCCAGAGCTGCTCGTAGGCCTTCCAATCGATGGACAGGCCTTTTTCCTCGGCCATCAGCTCGGTGAGGTCCGGCGGGAAGCCGAAGGTTGCGTGCAATTGGAAGACTTCCTCGCCGCCAAGCTCGCTGCGTTTCTCGGCGATGGCCGCGTTGGCCGCGGTCTCGAAGAGCTCGATGCCGCGGTCGATATTGCGGAAGAAGCGCTCCTCTTCCAAGCGAATCAATTCGGCGGCTTCTTTGCCGACGGCGGCGAGTTCCGGGTAAATATCCGAATACTCGGAGACGACGACGGCGGAGACTTTATGCAGGAAGGGGCCTTCAAAGCCGAGGTTTCGGCCAAAACGCACCGCCCGGCGAAGGATACGGCGCAACACATAGCCGCGCCCCTCATTGGAGAATTTAGCGCCGTCACATAGCGCGAAGGTCACCGTGCGAACGTGGTCTGCGATGACCGAGAAGCCCGTGAAGTCCTCAAGGGCGTAGAACGCCTCTCTATCCTCGAGATGCCCATTTTCGTCGGTCTTCACGTTCGCGAAGAGCTCGGAGTTCGACGCTTTGAGCAACCCGAGCGTCGTCTCGATGATCGGCGTGAAGAGCTCGGTCTGGAAGACGCTGTCGCGGCCAGCTTTGATCATCGCGACGCGGTCCAGGCCAAGCCCCGTGTCGACGCTCTTCATCGGCAACGGATGAAGCTCGCCGTCTTCGTCGCGGTTATACTCCATGAAGACGAGGTTCCAGATCTCGACGACGCGCTCGTCGTCGTAGCCCTCGACAAATTCAAACGGGCCGTATTCCGGGTGGCTATCGTAGTGAATCTCGGTGCACGGTCCGCAGGGGCCCGTCGGTCCCATGGACCAGAAATTCTCCTCGTCGCCTTTCTCGATATCGCCCAGGCGCAACATATGCTCGGGCGCAATGCCGATTTCGTCGCGCCAGATGGCCGCGGCTTCGTCGTCGTCTTTGTAATTCGTAATATAGAGGCGCTCGGGGTCGAGCTTGAGGACGTTGAGCAAATAATCCCAGGCCCACTCAATCGACTTGCGCTTATAATAGTCGCCAAAAGACCAGTTCCCCAACATCTCAAAGAACGTCAGGTGGCGGCCATCCTTTCCGACCTCGTCGAGGTCGTTATGCTTTCCGCCGGCGCGCACGCATTTTTGGACGGTGGTCGCGCGCTTATAATCGCGGGTCTCGTTGCCCAGCAGCATATCCTTAAACTGGTTCATCCCCGCGTTGGTAAAGAGCAGGGTGGGGTCGCCTTCGGGGACGACCGGCGCGCTGGGGAGGACCTTATGATCTTGGTCGGCAAAATACTTCAGAAAGCTGGCGCGTATATCGTGTGGAGTCATGGTCAAAAGTCGGTTGCTAATAGTGGGATTTTTTGGCCGCAATGGCCATCAATAAGGGCACACGCTCTTAGCAATTGCGCGGGGCGCGCGCAACTGGATTGAATCGATTTCATGCCCGCAAATGATGACTTCGCGGCGAAATTTTGCTCGCCTGCTGCGCGGGTATTCAAAAGACGCGTCACGCCTCGCCGAAACAGGGGCTTCGGGAAGTATCCCAAAAACCTCAAGTGAATTCTTGACGTCCGCCGCTTTCAGGTCCACTCTATGAGTCATCTGGCCTTTAATGCCTGCAAATGCTGCTGAAAAGATGCGAAATAGCCATATTTATAGCCTTAAATCTGCCTGCGCGACCTGTCAGAAGAGAAATTTACGAATGAAAGTATTGCTCGAAGTTTTGGATGACGCGGCTCAATTGCTCAAAACGCTCGACTCTCTGGGCGGGATGCGTCCTGAGACGCGCTCAGATATTGAAGCGATACTTCAAGGCCTGTGTGAGGAATCCACCCGCCTGTTGCGCGAGGTCCCGGCCGAAGTCGCGGTGACGAACGCGCTCAACGGGATGGCGGGATCGCCAGAACATACGATTTCTGGCCTCGACGCCGATATCACGGCCGAGAAACTTCATCGCGAATGGTTGATGCAGCGCTCCCTCGAAGCCCTCGCTGCGCCCGACTATGAGCGCGCGCTCCGCTTCTTGAGCGAGGGCGCCGAGGCGTACCCGGACGGCATCGACTTCTTAAATCACCTGGGGCTTGTGTATTGGGAATTGGGGGATTTCGAGCAAGCCGCCGACGCCTATTTGCGCGCGATGACCGCGGCGTTTGCGCTCGCCGAGGACGACGATAGCCAGCGCGGCTCAGTGGACTGGAGCGACGCGACCAACCAGGACTATCTGCGCGCGATGGAAGGGCGAGCCCTTTGCCTATGCCGACTTGAAGCCTACGACGAGGCGCTGGTCCTCTTCGATACCCTCGCCAATATCAGCGCCGTCGATTACGCGGGTTGCCGTTATATGGCCGGTGAAATCCATCATCTTCGTGGGAATTATTCGGCGGCGATTGAGGATTATCGCTTAGGCCCGGTCGAGCCCGCGTCACTCTATAATCTTGGGTTAGCCTATTATCAGAACGGCGATTCGGCCGCGGCAGCCGCGACCTTTATCCGCGCGTTCGTCTCCAATATCCACGTGCTTCATGCGTTTTGCGCGCGCGATATCCAGACCGAAAGTTGCGTGCCGGGATATCTCGGAGGGCGCGACTACGCCCTCGACTTCGTGCAGGCCTGCCAGCCGCTTTGGGGCAATCGCGAAGACGCGCTCGACTTTATGGAGACCTGCTACGACCACGTGCTGGTGCAGGCATATCTCGAACAATGCCGCAACTCCGGCGGCGATTCCATCCTGACCGACACCGCGGTCGGCAACGGCCAGGAGAGCTGGCTTGATGTGATCAGCGACGAGTCGAAGGTCGAGCGCCTGGCCGAAAATGTAGTGCGCCGCCTCTACTCCTGAGTCACCCTTCATGAAGACTCGCCTTAAATGGCTCTACCTACTCCTCCTCGTGGCGACTGTCGCCGCGGCGGGGAGTTTTGTCGCTGCGGATTGCGCGAGCCAGGGCGTCGATGAGGGTGACAGCGCCAAAGAGCGCGCCGACCGCCCGGCAGACACCCCAGCACCAACCTCCGAAGATGCCGTTGCGCCGCCTGCCGCCCTCGAAGTGCCAGCAAATGCGCTGCGATTTGTGCGTGGGGATAAGGCCGAAGATGTCGCGGTGTCGGTTTCGGTGGGGACGCCCGGTCACTATCCGCCGCGCGAAGGCGAGGTCGGAATTGGCGGATTCTTTGAGCTGCCCGAACTCCTCGAAGTGTCGGTGTGGAGCGAAGATGTGAACGCGCACGAGGTTTACGCGCGAAGCGAAGATAATAAAGACGCGTTCTGGTCCGTTCTTCCAGCAAATCGCGACCCCAATGAGCCCCAGGTCGTTACGCTTCGGCCCGCGTCGCCGATTAAGGTCGAGGTCGTCGACCCGGCCGGCGAGCCGCTGTCGGGCGCGAAGGTGCGCCTGTCGCGTGGGCTGATCGGGATGGTCCACCAGACGCAGATGACCTCCGATGCGGGCGAGGCGTTGTTTGGCGCGATTCCCCAGGGCGACTTCCAGCTCAGCGTCTACGCCGATGGATTCGTGCGCCATACCCGCCATTTACTCCATGCCTATCGGGCGGACTCCGAGGTCGCGACAACCCAGGTCGTCCTCGACCGCGGCGCGACCGTGGCGGGCCGGGTCATCGATGAGTTTGGCGTCCCGGTGGTGGGGGCGGATGTCGAGATTATCCCGGTCAGCCCCTTCGCCAATGAGATCCTCGACGCGGACTTCCTCGCCCAGGTCGGCGTGGCCAGTCAGATTGGCAAGAGCGACGCGCAGGGGCGATTCTCGATGGGCGGCATCGCGACCGGTGGCGTGCAGGTTCGGGCCGAAGCCGTGGGCTACGGCTCTGCGCTCTCGGCGCTTATTCGCGTGAAGGGCAATACCTCGACCAGGATCAAAGATCTGGTGCTTTCGCGCGAGGTGCGGCGCGATGATTTGCTGGTGCGCATCTACGTGCGCGACGCCTCGGTCGAGTTAAATAGCGTGGAGCTTCGGGTTCCCAAGGGTAAAAACGATGCGGGGCGCTTGTGCCGCGGGCAACGCGTCAACGCGCGGGACTGGCGCTTCGTAAATTGCGGAATGGGCAGCCGAGAGCTCGTCGCGACGAGCGCCGCCGGCGTTCAGCTTCATTGGGAGGGGATGCTTGAGGCGGAGTCCGAAATTACCCTGAATTCACCGCGGCGCGTCGAGATATTTGTGGTCGACGCGCTCGGCTCACCGGTGAGCGGCGCGATGGTTCAGATATGGCAAGACGGGCGATTATTGCTCGACGCGAATAGCCTGGGCGCCCGCCCAATTAACTTCGACACCGCGCTCCCATTTAAGGCGTCTATCGTCGCCCGCGACGCTCGCCGAGGGGCGGGGCAAAAGGTCGTCAATATCGGGGCGAACGCGGCCAACCAGGCGGCCAACGAAGAGCGCGCGGTCGTCACCCTCGACCGGGGATTATTCGAGTTATCGCTGCCACCCGGAGTGGTGAATAGTGGCGAGGAAATCGAAGGGTATCTGGGCGCTCAAATCGTGCAGGACGACCAGCAATGGATCGTTGATTTTGTGGCCGAGGATTCGAGCGCCGGCCAGGCGGGCATCCAGCGGGGCGACCGGATTTTGGTGGTGCGGCGGGTCGGCGCGAAGGTCGAAGTCACGGTTTCGCGAGACGGTAATCGAATTCAAGTGACGCTTTAGGGTTTGTTGGTTCAGCTTATTTTTTTCCCGGTTGCCTCCAGGTAGATCGCGTTCAAATCCGGATGCTTACCGGATGCGATCAACTCGTCGAGCTCAGCTCGGCTCAAGTCCTGCTTTAACTTTCCGTCGACCAAAATAACGACACGCGAGCAGATACGCTCGAGCATATCGAGGATATGACTCGACAGAAGAATCGCGCCTCCCTGGTCGCAATATTTCTGAAGATGACGCCGGATTCGAAGCGTCGATTCCGGGTCGAGGCCCACAAAAGATTCGTCCAAGAGCAGGAGCTCAGGCGGGCCAATCAGCGCGGCGCAGATCGCAATTTTTCGCGCCATACCACCCGAATATTCTTTGACGAGCCGGTGGCGCGCCTCGACCAATTCGCATAGCTCCAGGAGCTCCTCGACCTGTTTATCCTGCTCGGCGCCTGTGACGCCCCGGATATCTCCCACGAAGCGCAAAAACTCCTCGCCGGTAAGATAGTCGTAGAGCTCGAGCTCCTGCGGGACGAAGCCGA encodes:
- a CDS encoding serine/threonine-protein kinase; translated protein: MFINRQLGEYILLRRLAVGGQSEVFLALKEGPGDFSRPLVIKALPTRHRDDARYNELFYREAFLSVRFAHPHVMTVHDMRVMRQEHCMIMDFIAGQTVSDIAQRGFKAGTPLPINHVVQIIADAADGLNYVHQFRDLDDSVYSIVHRDVSPQNLMVTYQGVTKIFDFGIARIREAEDEDGSAGGGKYAYMSPEQCRDEPADARSDIFSLGIILYELTCGRRLFRRATTPEVIKAVTEEPIPAPGLVVQGFPEALEAIIMRALERDPAERYANAAEMRDELIDFLSTRADASLRRALGCYVAELFVAEREDIAETMRDAYAKTQKPKPIGDIPLEMLGHIEGDAADGTLDEDLSDPTLELPREGFGRAPEKPSKREIAPADRSTIIEAKKKNSNLAAEVRRLQKRQSILMSLLFIVISAASVFVFFQFQSNRTVQAETPVEIGDKR
- a CDS encoding ABC transporter ATP-binding protein, producing MENQPRLNIKNLVKRYRRLVAVDDLSLTINAGEFVGFIGPNGAGKSSTMGCITGLLAPDGGSVEVAGLDGAQNPVEIRRHIGFVPQELELYDYLTGEEFLRFVGDIRGVTGAEQDKQVEELLELCELVEARHRLVKEYSGGMARKIAICAALIGPPELLLLDESFVGLDPESTLRIRRHLQKYCDQGGAILLSSHILDMLERICSRVVILVDGKLKQDLSRAELDELIASGKHPDLNAIYLEATGKKIS
- a CDS encoding carboxypeptidase-like regulatory domain-containing protein, whose amino-acid sequence is MKTRLKWLYLLLLVATVAAAGSFVAADCASQGVDEGDSAKERADRPADTPAPTSEDAVAPPAALEVPANALRFVRGDKAEDVAVSVSVGTPGHYPPREGEVGIGGFFELPELLEVSVWSEDVNAHEVYARSEDNKDAFWSVLPANRDPNEPQVVTLRPASPIKVEVVDPAGEPLSGAKVRLSRGLIGMVHQTQMTSDAGEALFGAIPQGDFQLSVYADGFVRHTRHLLHAYRADSEVATTQVVLDRGATVAGRVIDEFGVPVVGADVEIIPVSPFANEILDADFLAQVGVASQIGKSDAQGRFSMGGIATGGVQVRAEAVGYGSALSALIRVKGNTSTRIKDLVLSREVRRDDLLVRIYVRDASVELNSVELRVPKGKNDAGRLCRGQRVNARDWRFVNCGMGSRELVATSAAGVQLHWEGMLEAESEITLNSPRRVEIFVVDALGSPVSGAMVQIWQDGRLLLDANSLGARPINFDTALPFKASIVARDARRGAGQKVVNIGANAANQAANEERAVVTLDRGLFELSLPPGVVNSGEEIEGYLGAQIVQDDQQWIVDFVAEDSSAGQAGIQRGDRILVVRRVGAKVEVTVSRDGNRIQVTL
- the alaS gene encoding alanine--tRNA ligase, encoding MTPHDIRASFLKYFADQDHKVLPSAPVVPEGDPTLLFTNAGMNQFKDMLLGNETRDYKRATTVQKCVRAGGKHNDLDEVGKDGRHLTFFEMLGNWSFGDYYKRKSIEWAWDYLLNVLKLDPERLYITNYKDDDEAAAIWRDEIGIAPEHMLRLGDIEKGDEENFWSMGPTGPCGPCTEIHYDSHPEYGPFEFVEGYDDERVVEIWNLVFMEYNRDEDGELHPLPMKSVDTGLGLDRVAMIKAGRDSVFQTELFTPIIETTLGLLKASNSELFANVKTDENGHLEDREAFYALEDFTGFSVIADHVRTVTFALCDGAKFSNEGRGYVLRRILRRAVRFGRNLGFEGPFLHKVSAVVVSEYSDIYPELAAVGKEAAELIRLEEERFFRNIDRGIELFETAANAAIAEKRSELGGEEVFQLHATFGFPPDLTELMAEEKGLSIDWKAYEQLWQTHQETSRGKDVYADTAGVGDWVTILDEDDSVFVGYETLSATASITRYRALGDGRYQVLLTQTPFYAESGGQVGDQGVLRGEDGAVLLKVLDAQKAPIGIIHLVEAAAKDVDEDALKATFTAEVDAERRRLTIANHTATHLLHAALRDIVSDSIFQSGSLVSPERLRFDFSHGEAVSPEQLRAIEERVNRQIRDAHPVTIHAEVTRERAVDEMGAMAIFGEKYGNTVRVVEIPGESVELCGGTHVANTSDINLFRIVSESGVAAGIRRIEALSADGALASYRAEADQLREVARILKTDTHHLLSRAESLMAEKSDLQRQVDQLGQKLANSASGDLVSDAADIDGVQVIAAKISVEKRDQMLAYADKLREKIKGEGAVLLAGELDGKATLVCVVTQEAFKGRGLKAGDLVNAAAKYIDGRGGGRPTLAQAGGTKVKGLQPAIDNFEAIVKEALAK
- a CDS encoding tetratricopeptide repeat protein, producing MKVLLEVLDDAAQLLKTLDSLGGMRPETRSDIEAILQGLCEESTRLLREVPAEVAVTNALNGMAGSPEHTISGLDADITAEKLHREWLMQRSLEALAAPDYERALRFLSEGAEAYPDGIDFLNHLGLVYWELGDFEQAADAYLRAMTAAFALAEDDDSQRGSVDWSDATNQDYLRAMEGRALCLCRLEAYDEALVLFDTLANISAVDYAGCRYMAGEIHHLRGNYSAAIEDYRLGPVEPASLYNLGLAYYQNGDSAAAAATFIRAFVSNIHVLHAFCARDIQTESCVPGYLGGRDYALDFVQACQPLWGNREDALDFMETCYDHVLVQAYLEQCRNSGGDSILTDTAVGNGQESWLDVISDESKVERLAENVVRRLYS